The Antechinus flavipes isolate AdamAnt ecotype Samford, QLD, Australia chromosome X, AdamAnt_v2, whole genome shotgun sequence DNA window agaaaaacctcaaatgatCAATTTCTTTGCACAACTGGAAGGAGGTATATGATGGTGAAATGCTAACATTGTAACAATGAAAGAagttgtgcttaataaatgtttcacaaTGAGATCTCCCCACAACAAAGTCCACATAGACACAGCACAtggtttattataaattttaccGATATAAAAGACGCAGCGCACATgatttacaataataataaaatatacatctTTGTTGTAAATGTCATATAATCAATCGAATCTCCCGTAATGCTTTTATCGCCGTTTGCTGAATTTTTGTATTCATAGTCAATCTGTGGCTGTCATTCAACCATGATTGGATTCTTATACAAACTGACCAACATAGAAATGGTTTATGCGATTGTACCTAACCTATTtgtgattgcttactgtctcggggagaggggaagagagaggaggagagagggataaaatttggaactcacaactttaaaaaaactgtttcaaaattgttttaacatgtcaTTAATTGAGAGACGTGAAAGGGAAGAAAGTTTCTTCAGTgtagagaactcccaggaagctGGAGACTTTGGTAACGAGGATGTTCCCCTTCTCCTAAGATTAATCAAGGGTGCATTTAAGCTTGAAATTATGAGAAAACAATTACTGGGGCATTGTGAACTTTACACAAGATTGAGTCTCCAGAAAATAACCACATGCTTCCGAGAATTagatcatagaaaacagaaaccaggTCACAGAACAATGCTTTTCATGATAACGtggttttaagatatataagTAGCATGATTTCTCTTAATAAACAGCTCAGTCTCCTTATTTTCAACTACCACTAGCCTATTTGTGTTGTCTGGCCCCAACACCTCATGTCTCATACACACTCTTTCTTCCCTAAAATGTTCTCATCTCTTGTCAGTGCTTCACCCACTATGCCTGTTTCTGATGAatgtatttagtatttaaaaattaatgtaaaatagacgattccatttcattaaaaaaaaaaaaagctattgaggGGTAAACATGCATATAAGGACgaaccattaaaaataaattaattaaaaataaatttaaaaaaaacgaAATGACTATGTTTGGCCCAGTTGGAAATGGGTATTGGGCACATTGATGATGGACTGAAGCTTAGACAAGTAGATTTGCATCTATAGATTTGAGAGCCATCTGAACAGAGAAAACAATTGTACTCTTGGGAACTGATGAGGTCGCCTAGAGAGGGTGGGAAGAGGGCCCTGGAGAGCCACACCTTTACTTTGGAAGTCAACCCTGAGGAGGATCATCCAGCAATGGACACTGAGAAGGAACAGCACAATTGAGAGGAGGAGAACAAGGAGAGGAAAGTATAATGAAAACTAAAAGGGGGGGAGTAACACGGTCTAGCCATTCAGAGAGGTTGAGGGCTTGTCCCTGGTGAGAAAGGCTACCTCTTCAGCAGAGAGTGGAGTAAAGGGGACAGACAGCCAGGTAGTATAgtggctgggcctggagtcaggaagaccccgATGGGGGGATCCTGAAACTCTCCTGACAGGGACCCACCCTTGGGggaagttaagtggtttcattaagattggccCAGGACCACTCACTACTTAGCTCAAATTTAAGTGGTCTCATTAGCTGGAGATGTGGACTTGATATTTCTACGGACcgctattgagctgaaaattggctcagGGCCACTCCCAGTGGTCTCATTCtgctggaaatctaggcctgggggcagtgacaacattgacagaatctcattcaattgaaacttcccGTCTCAGATCTccacctcatctgtaaaatgggataacttGTGTGAGGTGCTTTTTAGAATAGTAGAGAAAACGCTATTTTGCTATCATTagtgttttgggtttttgttcTCAAGGGCCACTAAAATGCAGGAATTAGCAAAGTTAGCCAAGAGAAAACCACAGACGTTGTCTACGTTTCTACGTCAACCAAGGAAAATCAGGAAGGGAAAGGACTTAGGAATTAAATgtccctttacaaatattacttcatgtGTTCCCCGTAAAAACCCTAGGAGATTTTTACATCTCCCTGAGATGCTATCATTTCCCCCCACTTTAACAACTGATGAAACTTGAATCTGACAGTAGATTCCAAGCTTTtcgctctatccattgtgcaaccCGGCTGCGAGCACCCCTTCTCTTCCTTAATCTAGTCTGCTGAAAAGGCAAAGGCGGCCCTTCTCACCAAGGCCCACCCATCTGCAGTAATGCTGATtccacctcccacccccaccaCACCCCTCTTTGTTTTGGCCAGCTCGCCTCCacaaagaaccagaaaaacaaagtGGAGTGTAGAATAATAAAATGCGCCCATTAATTACGAGGCCACTAACTTTCCAAAAGAGAATTTCCAAAAACTGATTTGGAAAGAAATGGCGAGGGCTACAGGCTAGGCGCGGCGCTGGTCTCAAATAACCGGGCCATTTCATTGGTACGGCCCAAGCGTATGCTAAAAAGGCCTTCCCAGAATTCCACCAAGCGACGACGGATTAACCGATGCGGCCACCAAGAAGGGCCAAGGGAGGCGGGGCTGCGAGCGGGCTGGAAGCACGCGCACGCGCAGATGCACACGCACCCCAGCACAGCAACCGCGCCCCCTCCTCGcggccccctccctcccctccattcGGTGGCTGTCCTCCCCACCGGAGAATGACGCTGCCTCTTACTGGAGCGCTCGAATTAGGTCTAATAGAGGGGTAGGgcgagggaggaaagggggacgGCAGTGAACTGAGATAAAATCTCGAAAATTCCCTCCTTCCAATTTCTCTTGGCTGTGCTGTCAAAAAGGGGGAGGCTCCCGAGGAAGTGATTGACTATGCATGAAGGGGCGGGGCCGAGGCCCTTCGGACCGCTCCCTTAGGAGGACGCATGCGTACAACATCGCTCAGCCGAGCGTGCAGGCTCTGTAGCCCAGCGTCTCTATGGTCAAACGGAAGTTTCAGAGCGTCAGCACGCCCGGACCCGGGAACTCTATGGTCGAAGGGAGGGGAGCGGAGGCGGGCGCCCTATAAAATGCGCGCGCAGCGGGAGCGGCGTCCCTTTTCCGGCGAGGTGAGTGCGAGTGGCTGAGTTCTCCTCGTCTCGGTGACTGGGCCCCGGCCCAGCCTCGCGCTCCGCttccggccccggccccggccctaACAGACGACTttgtttcccttctcttcttgcAGACAATCCCTGCTGGCGCCGGCGCCATGGGCCGTCGTCCCGCCCGCTGGTAAGAAGCCGGGGAGTAAGGCCTGTGTGCCACGCCGGTAGAGGCTGAGGCTGCGGCCGCGGCCTAGGCCTGGCCGAGCGGTCTGGTGGCTCcgcggggggtgggggtggggcgcGGGCGCGTGGCTCACGAGCGGCGAGCAACCGAGGGGCCGCCATTACTGCATGTAGTGTGCCCGCGATCCGATccggtttttcccctccccccagtggCCACCACGGGCCTTTTGAAAGGCCGGGAAGTCGCTGATGGCGCCTGTCAGCCGCTCTTCTGCATgcccccccctttctccccctcgtCGCCTTGACTGCCTTAGTctttttaataagagaaatggGTTAGGACTTAATTGTTTCATCAGGCGCACATTGAACATATCTCCCTCCAGATGAAGAATCTAGCTGCTAGTGATGAGCTGCTTGCAACTAGGGGACAAAAGTGGAGAGAGCTGGATTTGCACTAAAGAGCCGAGTTCAAACCTTGCCTCAGAGCATTAGCAGTGTGATCATAACCAAGTCGCAACCCAGATAGTCAGGATAACAAGCTATTTGTAAAGCCCCCACTTACTAACTGCTTGAAGATCTCAAAACATAGGTCTGACAGTACTCACAATCCAGCCAGACTGAgttgtttttgtccttttagTTATAGGTACTGTAAAAATAAGCCATACCCGAAGTCGCGTTTCTGCAGGGGAGTTCCTGGTAAGTGTGGACACTTTTccaagggaaggggagggaagctCTTAAATTAAAGTTGCCCCAAATTGGCTCTCCTTAACTGCTGTCCCCAGTACAATTAGCAATCTAAGTAACAGCTTCTTAGATTGGTATACAGCTTTGTGACTGTTCACTTTTTCATACAGATGCCAAGATAAGAATCTTTGACCTTggcagaaagaaagcaaaagtggATGAATTTCCATTGTGTGGTCATATGGTATCAGATGAATATGAACAGCTGTCATCAGAAGGTAATGAAAAAGCTGCCATaaatatctctccctctctctctcttttttttttttttttttttttttttttttttttttgtgacttggTCAAAATAAAACCCTTAAAATGTTTCCTGGCTTCCTCAGCCTTAGAAGCCGCTCGGATCTGTGCCAACAAGTACATGGTGAAGAGTTGTGGCAAAGATGGCTTTCATATTCGTGTGAGGCTACATCCTTTCCATGTCATTCGCATCAACAAGATGTTATCATGTGCTGGGGCTGATAGGTAAGAAGAGTTTTCTTCTGGAATAGCTATTAGATTGTAGTGTTATGTAAGTATCCCCATCCCTTTCATGGATCATTAGAAGGGTGCAGTGTCATCTAGCAGAGAATATGCTGATTGTAGAGTTCCAAATCTATTTGTTGGCTCTTATTTCTCCAAATCGGGTAAGACAAGTTCCTTCGAACCTGACATTCTGTGATAGAAGGGAATAAACCAGCATAACATGCTAGCATACGACCTACTTGTTTGTTCCCTTGGCTTGCCAAGGCGTTCACGTGATCTGTAGCTATAAGCTTGGAAGAATGAGCATTAATGCCCTCCTTTGGGTACATGTTGTGCTGGGGGAAAGGGGTAGTTCCTACCCTACCCTCTTCTGCAACCAATTAAGCCGACTAACCCAATTCTCAGTGTTGGGTTAGTGTGCAATGGTTGCAAACAGCATTTCCTTGGTTGTGTTTGTACCTTGTTCTCAATACAAGGTATTCTAAGGGACCTTGGAGACATTTTTGTCTTGGCTAAACTAACTTAGCTAAGAAGTAAACATAATTCAAATTACAGAATTTGAAATGTGATGTCTTAATCCTCTCTACTACCTTCCTAGGCTCCAGACTGGCATGCGGGGAGCCTTTGGCAAGCCCCAAGGCACCGTTGCCCGTGTACACATTGGCCAAGTGATCATGTCAATTCGAACCAAGGTCCAGAATAAAGAACATGTGATTGAAGCTTTGCGTAGGGCCAAGTTCAAGTTCCCTGGCCGACAGAAGgtattattctctttcctttaatcTCCCAGGCTTAGAGCTTCTCTCCTAAGTGGAAGAAAGCTGTGTGTTCCTGCCTCTAATAGTTTTAAGCTGACCCCTTTCCTGTGCATTAGTAAGAGCAATGCTTTCATCCTGATGGATGCGACAAGGCTGACTATTTCTTTACCTTCTCATAGATCCACATCTCCAAGAAGTGGGGGTTCACCAAGTTCAATGCTGATGAATTTGAGGATATGATAGCTGAGAAACGGCTCATTCCTGATGGCTGTGGGGTTAAGTATATCCCCAGCCGAGGCCCCTTGGACAAATGGCGGGCACTCCACTCCTGAGGTGTGTGTGCTGTGACATCAACCTTGTGCAGGCATAAATAAACCTAGACTGTTCCTACTCAGTGACCTGTGTGTTACCTTCTCACTGGATTAGCTCTTTTCATGGCTTGTCTAATCTGGGGGAAAGAGGTTAAATGTTGACCATAATCTCAGGATAGAGGTGTAGGGTCCTATTTCCTGTAGTGTAGGTTATTTGAGCCTTGGGTATTAAGCACCATGAAAAAACAAGCCCCTCTTAAGAGTTGGAcgctgaaaagaaagaaaaaccaatctTTGGTTGCAGCAGCACTTGCATTTTAAATGTACAGAATTCTGGTCAATTGACTTCTGCCAAATCCATAGCAGAAGTGAACTGGGGGCCTCTGGAGCAGCCTAGTAAGTTCCTCTCAAAGCTCCTGGTGTCCTTGAGTTGGATACAGGCACACCTCAACAGGGTAGTGGTCGCTGACCTGCAGGGCCTAGAACAGGTAACAGGGTTACTAGCTGAGTCCAACCTGCTCCCCTATGACCTCTGCGGGCTGCCTCCCCTCCCATTGGCCAAAGCTTACCTCCTCCTCGGACATACCCAGCTCCTCTTGGAAGTTGAAGGTTTTGGCTGAGCCGGGTACAATTGCCTGGAGCAGAGCATTCCCGTGTACTATGATTCTGCAGAGATGAAGAAATGGTGCCCATTGAGGCCTGCAGGTCCCAGGTTGACTGGAAGATCCCTTCTGCATTAGAGGGAAATATGGGAATGGCTTCTATCCCAGCTTCTCTTGAGGCCCTTTTTAGGTCCCAAAGAGAAGAGCCCTTGTCAGAAATGCCACGGGGTATTTGACTGGCATGCCCGAGTCTCCTGGGCCTGTGGGACCTCAGCCAATTGGCATACCTTTGGTTAGATGTTCTTGAGGCCCCTTCAAAAAGAAGTTTCCTGGCAGGTGCCACTGAAACACTAGTGAGATGGGATAACCCTTTTTACAGAGTAGGAGATTAATAACCTTGCTTGAGGTTATCTAGCAAGTAGCCCAGAATTGTGTGAGGTTTAAGCTTTTTGGCAAGCGAGGATTTTTCTGTTACACTCCCTTCCCTCCCATTGCTCAGTCTAGCACACCATccctagaacttttcttttttctggagcCTTATCACAAGAAGTGAGGGGGAGGTTCAGTCCTTGCCCCCTAATTCTGTACCCATATTGGAATATTGAAATGTAATCAAACTGGTAAGCATCCTGAGTAAGCCTGAACTATAACATTCACAGCAGAGCAAACCAGTTACACAGttgggagaaaacaaaaacaacgtAAATCTTTGCCAAGTCACAGCTGGCAGAGGTGGTGATCCATGTCCCACTCCTGTTCTCTGAATAGACTTCCTTATTTGTCAAGTGCAGAGGTTGGACTAGACGGCCTTTGCTTAAAGCCTTCCATAGGAGTGTAATCGCAGAATCAGAATTGGAGGGTTGTCAGAGACCTTGGGAATCGGCCACTGTGCCCCATCACACCTGTCCCCTGAGGTGGTCCAATCAAATCCTTCCCCAGGACAGCTCTAGGAAGTACTACAGTGCTAAGTCTAGGTtggcaagacctgagttcatgtGATGGACAGGTCATCTCACCCTTTTATCTGTtgtctcatctgtgaaatgtgttggagaaggaagtagcgaaccactccagtatcattgccaaaaaGACCCAAAAGCAGTCGGTCTGAGACTTGGGAAGCCCTGTATTTAGGGCTTCCATAtgtgttccatattttctctGCTATAGATGTTGCAGGATGCTTGTTCAGATTTGCTCAAGAGATCTTTACCAGCTCTTTTGTGATTCTTGAATACTATGATAGGATGTGAGGGAAGAGGCAGAAAAATGTTAAGTGATGAAGTGTCTTATGGGACAGCCAGGAGTCCAGGGTCAGTGGGTCAAAGTACCTGCTGTCAGGAAGATGGGAGGGAGCTAGGTTGGGAAGTGCTAGGGAGCCGTCAGCTAGGAGGGGATTAACGTGTTAAGATctgtgatttaggaaaatcactttgaatggaggatggattagtgGGGAGTGACTGGAGAGGGGCAGGACAGCTCCCCAGACCAGCAGCTAGTAGTCAGGCCCCAGGTGATGAGGTCTATACCAGAGTAGTGGCAGTGTCAGGAGAGAATGGAGGTGACATCAATGGGTCTTATTGGttgctgggggagggggtagtgAGGAGGTCAGGATGATTCCTGGGTTGTGAGCCTGAGAAATGTTGATGACCTCGATGGTCCTGGGGAGAGCAGAGTTGGGGGAAAACGGCTTTCGTGTTGGACGTGTCGAGTGTCATGTCAGCAGAGAGATAGTGAAGAACTCCTTGTGAGCTGAGGAGATGACTtaatggagagggaggaagaaatctCTCCCAGGTTAACAGCCAGGTCATTGTGGCTTGGCTATTGTGTAGGAGAGGCTGCTCACGGGTTAGGGACTAGTTCCTGAGTCGGGAAGGTCTGGAAGAACACTCTTGCACCTGGGTGGTCCTAAGCACAGGTGAGAAAGCTCTCTGGCCTCATGGTGCTCTACAGGACCCACAAGGAGTTGGGCTGTGATAGCAGATAGCGTTCTCAACATGGAGGAAGACAGTGGCAGAGCCCCAGATTactggggggggtgggggggggaagagggggacaTGCAGACACCCACACAGACAGCACCTCCCACCTGTCATAGGCGCAGTGGGTCCTGGTGCTGACCGTGGTGTCAGCTTGGTCCCCGATGAGCCAGTGGAAATCTGGGTGACTCCACAGGCGGATGCCCAGCCAGGCCCCAGGAGGCACAAATGTGCAGCCTGCGTTGAGATCCCCAAGCAGCATGACATCCTGGTGGGGAGAGGAGTATGAAGGACGGTGATGGAAGCTTCACCAATTCATCTATGGCTTGAGTTTCCCCAAGTCCTTTGAGCTCTTAAGGCTTGAGGTCTACTTTCCTGATCTGGAAGCTCAGTCTAATTCTTGCTGAGCAAGGAATAAAACCCTAACCAGGGCCACGTGCACACACAGGCCTGTATGGGGTGTGACTAGATGTGACTGGCGGGAGACTTCCCAAGAGGGACTTGGGGGACTGCTGGCTGGTGGGCCAGAAACCTAGGCTTCTGCACCCTCTGCCCTCTTACTTTCACATTCCAGTGCTGTTTCACATCCTGGACAACTCTGTAGAGTTGGTCGATCTCCCAGGGTGCATTTCGGGGGCAGGCGTGGTGAGATATCAGCACCAAGTTGCAGATGTCTGGGAGGAAGGACAGCTGTTAGGAGGAGGGCTTTCTGTACTGTTGTGCTCCCCTTCAGACCCCTTCTGGGTGGCCCGCTAGCCAGTTGCACAaacattccttttttcctcatttcaacTTGCCACCTCCAAGGAGCCTGTCGGCCATATTTTCCGATGCTCCCATTCCAGCCACTGGGACCTCTTCCCCGTGGGACTCTGGCTATTTCCCTTTAGCTCTTCCCTTCCACAGACAGGCATTCTGCCTGAAGCCTGGAGTGGGCCCTTTCTCTTCCTATTGCCATTAAGGCTGAGTGGCCAGAAAACAAAGATCACTGGAATACTGCCTCAGCCAcctctgcctccatttctttatctgtaaagttgggaggaagggaaggggaaatcccttccagctccagatccCTATTCCTAAGTTCACGGGTGTTTTTTGGCATCCTCTTGGGATCATCATTgccttctgcaaaatgaggtgcTTGGACCTTTGAAGTCTTCTGGATGACCTCATGACCCACACCCGGGAGTTTCCTTAATTAACCCTATGCCATTGGTCCCCTCCCTTCACGTCTCTCCCATTCATTCTCATGTTTAATGCCTCATTTTCTCAGTTTCTACCAATATACTTGTCTTCCTGATGTCTGTTTAAATTGGCGACTCCCCTCACCGCCTGAAAAGTCCTGGTTTAATAATCAGTGTTGACACACTCCTGAGTGCCTCCTCTCCCATTCCACTCCCCTAGATCGGCTTTCTCGcatcattttttcccctgctCCCTTAGTCTGATATCAGTAAGTCACCAGAGAAGGGGAAATTTGCCTAGTTAGACATGCTGTGAGAATAAAGCCATaaacatttctgtattttaatGACTGGGAGCCATATTTCTTCTATTATCCCTTCAGGGCTTCTCTCCCTAGAATCCCAGAAGTCTCTGggaacttgaatgggaaaaaacatacattttattttcacgAATAATTGACTAAAATTGAAAGTGACCCCTTTGGTGAGATAGTTCAGCTCCACATTAGCGTCTTCTCTGGAGTCCCCTCTCCCCAATAATATTCCCGATTACGTCAGGCTAGGCTTCAGCCTTTCCCTTGGATCCCTCCCACCATTTGCCGCCTTCACACTTACAtgctaaaaaaaatgacaaaatgacacCATTACAAATTGGTGTGGGCCCTCACTGCTGCTGGGCCATGCCACCCCATTCCCTCCCAAAAGATGGCCCCTTTATCATCCTGACACTCTCGTTCCCAGCTGCCTACTAACGTGTATGTCTCCCCTCGTCTGGAAAAAACCTCACCTGATCCTtcatcctttctctattttaaaaacgACGGGAATATTTTTCCTGCCCTTTGTAAGTGAACTCGAAAAGGCCCCCTACAATAGGTGCTTTCGCCCTCGTCTCACAATGcagcttctgacctcatcactcTATTGAAACTGCCCTCTCCAAAGTCAGTCactaaatccaatggccttttctccatCGGCCTTGACCTCTTTGCAGCCTTGAAAACGGCTACTTGCTCTCTCCCTGATCCTCTCTTCTCTGCAGGTCTTGAGGACGCCCTCTCTCTCCCCTGGTTCTCTGCCCCCTTTGACTTGTGTCTGCATTGCTGAATCTTCACGCCTTCGAACTGGGTCCCTCAAGGACTCTGTCCCGGGCTGACGCCCCTCTACGCTATTTCACTTGCTGATCTCACCGGGTCTCCTGGATTCTTCTTCGCACTTTTCCTGCCCCATATTCTACTGACCTAAATTGCTCACCCTCCAGGcctttcaaactggatgtccagtagacctctgaaactcaacatgtctacAGCTGAACTCGTTATCTCTTCTCTGAATCATCCCCCCTTCCCTATCTCTGCAGAAGATACCATCCTCCTCCTGGTCCCTCAGGCTCCCAACGCAGGAGTCATCCTGAACTCACTCTTTCGCCTTCCATATCCAAACTGTTGCCAAGGCCCGTCCATCTCATCTCTACAACATCTCGGTACGTGCCCATTCTCGCCTCTGACGCTGCCCCCATCCTAGGACAGACTCCTACATCCAGATACATCACCTGATACAGGGATTGTTGCAGTAGCTGCTAGTGGCTCTGACTTCCATGAGTCTcctcactccagtccatcctccttTTGGCCAGATATATGTCCCCTCATGTTACTCCCCTG harbors:
- the RPL10 gene encoding 60S ribosomal protein L10 isoform X2 codes for the protein MGRRPARCYRYCKNKPYPKSRFCRGVPDAKIRIFDLGRKKAKVDEFPLCGHMVSDEYEQLSSEALEAARICANKYMVKSCGKDGFHIRVRLHPFHVIRINKMLSCAGADRHAGSLWQAPRHRCPCTHWPSDHVNSNQGPE
- the RPL10 gene encoding 60S ribosomal protein L10 isoform X1, whose translation is MGRRPARCYRYCKNKPYPKSRFCRGVPDAKIRIFDLGRKKAKVDEFPLCGHMVSDEYEQLSSEALEAARICANKYMVKSCGKDGFHIRVRLHPFHVIRINKMLSCAGADRLQTGMRGAFGKPQGTVARVHIGQVIMSIRTKVQNKEHVIEALRRAKFKFPGRQKIHISKKWGFTKFNADEFEDMIAEKRLIPDGCGVKYIPSRGPLDKWRALHS